AGGTCACTCACGattttaattaacatttgtaataaataataataataaaaattaaaataaataaatagtgtAATAAATAAACTCTCATCAGCACCTTAAAGAAAGAAGGTGATTTAGCGCAGATTCAACGGGAACCTCAAAAATGTCAGAACAGCTCTGACTCAATTATTTTCTCCTATAGATGGTTTTGAACAAAAGCCCTGGTTCCAGACATactcaaaaccaaacccattTTAAACACTGACATAAAGCTGAACATGTATGTTGACATCATCTTCCTCTGTCCTCATTCACTTACTAATAAGGATACATCCTCATTACAAAAACcgcaaattaaattattcagagATGCATGTATGGCAGCATGAAATTATATCAGAGAACACTTGCAAACCCATACTGGAAAACAGAATACAAGCCTGCCTTGTTCAGCAGAAACTCAGGTATTTAACGGTCTCTATTAATCTAATATTCTCCTCCATTATTATAGTCATTGACATTACAACTACTACAAGGACACTGAAAACACTTAACTAGGCAACATTATGTGGTTCTATTGGATTTTAAGCCATCTCTGCTGATGCTTTTCTCATGTTATTGGTCTGGATTTCTGTCtcagatttttctgaagaacaACTTTTAACCTCAAACCCTGGGCAGGAAGAAGCAAATGCACAGAACCCCATTCCCAAGAGAAGTCACTTACCTTTGTCACATCAGGTATATTAAAAAACTTCTTCGTATGAGCAACCCATCCCACTATCCCGATGTCCAGAGGAAAAACAGTCTCATTTTCTGGTTTCACCAAATTCTGCTCATAGTTGGAAGTTGGAGTGATATCAAGAATCCTGGAGGCTACCTCTGGAGTACCATTTCGGGAGCGACAAATGAACAGACTACACCGatcagctgccagcagctgtgccagcctctgcagggcctTGTGCACCATCTTTTCCATAACACATGCCTCATCCTGAAGTTCTGATACCAACTCAAAAATTATGTTACTCTCCTCCAGACGGGACATTTCTTTGAAGCTGACTCCTTCCTTCACATCTCCAGGGTTCACGTTAAAGATACTTCCCACCACTTCAGGTCTCACTTTTCGGTCGAAATACTCCTTGGCAAACTGGGGATTGTTCTCCAAGTATTTTTCAACAGCATCTTTATTTACCTCACCCatttttgctggatttttcttaGGATTTCTTTTAGAACTGCATCACCATCAAAGCAGGAATGGCAGCAAGAAGTCCTAACCTGTTACTAGTAAGAAAAATGTACTTTGTACATATTGTATAGCTCACAGACATAATACATTCATCTTCCTCTGTGGCTTCTGAGCCTTCTGATACTCTTGAGATATGACAGAAGGCACTGGCTTAGCATCTTCTTAGTGTGAGATCTTGGAGACCGCTAATTAAAGAGATGTCAGGACACTAAACCCCTGAGCATTCTTAGCTCATAAATCCTCAGGGAGccattttagcattttaaacTAACCAATTAATTCTTATAAAATTGTCTGATGTGTAGATATGTGCACCTGTATGTTATTCCCTTCATTCACCATATATATACTCTACTGTGCACACAGAAGTTCCTATTAAAACTTCATATGAGAAATTCCACCCAGACTCTTACCCCACATTATACACGTGCACAGATGTACACACGTGTATTTGTGGGAGGCACTTAAGGGCAGGAAAACAGAATGTTATGGAGAAATCTTTTAAATGGCAGAAATTAGCTTTCCTTAAAATAGTCAGGAGATGATAGAAATTGGATTactaaaagcaaataattatGAAGttatacataaataaaatgggTGAAATTCTTAAGATCTTACAGAAGTCTGAACTTGCTCAAGTGCTCGAATGATTTACCTAGGTGAAGATGGAATAAAAGAATTAGAATGTGACTTAGCAGAGCCAGATATGgcttagtctttttttttccttcaaaaagagAGAGgcaaaataaagaataaaatcagaaaactgATTAAATTCAAACTGAGGAAAcagtaaaatttttattctaGAAGCATAAATATCCAGTCAAGGTCTACACTTTCTTCAGAAAAAGTTGGAGATGTCTGTTCTATGAAATAGCACAAAAAGGATAATAACTGACAAACATTAGACAAAGAGGGAATCTTGAGTCTGGTCACAGATATACCATAGATAACCAGGCATCtatatagatacagatatatgGTTATACATGTTTAAAGTCTCCTGCCATTAGAAGTTCAATATTATGTACATGAATGGAAAATGAATGGTGGAAAATGTCTTGAATTTGAGGAGCAAACATTCCAAAGCTACATGAGAAGGCTGAATTTAAGTGCCAACTATGACAGTAAATGGTCTGTGTTCATTGAAACAGATCTGAattccagcacaggaggaggacTGCAATACAATTAATCTTACTTCTGTTTATGGCATCCACGTAGATCAAAAGCAATGAGAGAGTCTTGgtgtaagaaaataaagcacacaCCCTTTGGCCATTCTTAATTTGAAAAGAGTATTACCAAAGTGCATCATCTGTCTGCCAGAAGCCACAGTGTGTCAACATTAGTATTTATCAGCAGATCTCAAAGAATCAACAGGGGCAACTGACACAGATAGTCTCGAGCACAGAGATAGATGCTCAATGACAACTAACATTACTTTTCCCTCTGACCATCATATGAAACACTATGTATGGAACTAATTTTTTGCCAGACTGCAGATGCTctacagattttaaaagctATATGAAAATCAGCACATTAGAAACACAATTTGGCCTGGCTCCTTTTCTCTGACTGGGTTGCtgcccccagcagcctgggggaCAGGCCCCTCCTTGGTGGGTGTGTGAGTCTGCAGCATCTTCTTGACAGGTGACCCAGTGATAGGAACTTGTGGCAACACAGCAGTGTTCTCGCTGTtgtacacacacagagtttacaagaaaacagcagaagaaaggcaCATTTATTCTTACTCAAATTCAATATTAGTAGTTTCAATATTTGATCAATACATATAAAAGCAGTAGAGACTTGAAAATCATTTCATATGTAACTACATAGAGTTAAATTAGTGCTTGTCATCTTCCTAATTTCTAGCTCATTACTTTTCATTCTGTGCTTTAAAAGAAGAGGATGATGAAGAGCCTCAGTGAAATCATGTGAAGGAATTGTAACATTTTTTTGCATTATGTGTTCAGTCATATTTTTTTACTGACTTGGGAACATTCCACATAGTAGTTTCTTTGAAGGAGAAGGCACCTATAGAGGATCTGTCTCATGCCCAGCTAAAACATTCTAAAAAATTAACTTCTATGTGAGACTTACTCATTCATCTTTATCACACATGATAAATCAGTTTAGACATCAATTCTTTATATTGTGATCACATTAATTCAGTGAAACAGGGTGGCATGTCACTCTCTGGAGGGAGAACAAGTGAATACAGGCAGACTGACCAAGTGATACCATTTTCTTTGGGGGCTGGGAGGTTgggggtttacatttttgtaaacTAACAAatttagtataattttattatcatttttttCTATGCTTTCAGGAAATCTTCCTCATGCTCATCTCTTTTTACAAAGGATAAACTACACTATTTGTACTTTGAGATAAcaaataaagataattttataaTTTGGTACTACTGTAAGGTGATACATTTtctttgtaataaaatattCCAGATGTCTCTGGGCTGTCccataataatttttatgtCATAAAGAAATTCTTATTGCATTTTCCTTAATTTAGATACACTCTTAAAATTGCACTCTTGTGTTGTCAAGTGTGAAAcgaaatggaaagaaatatcagaaatcaacaaaagttattttgaaatttttgtaATGAATTTTAAAGTTTCTCTGCTGGAAcatgacatttattttctgttctatctcttttactcttcttttttccaCAGTATTGAAcattttagttttattaaaCCTAATTCACATTTGTATCTAaacttaatttaatttcagagaCTCTCAGAAATATGTGTGCTTTGGGATTTTAATACATATGATATCATTTGCCTTTGACGTTCATAGTACCTACAGAAATGGAGCTATTTATGGAGTAGTTCTTAGTAGTAGACCATTCCTGAGCCCTTGTGATACATGGAAACTCCTAAGAAGGATAACTGACAGACATGGTTATTTAAATAGATTCAAGCAGCACGTAAATGTCAAAGGCATTTATAAGGTTTCCCAGTTCAGCTCAGTGTTTGTATTTGAATGTCTCTTCCCGTCCTATAGCAGTAAATGTGGTTTATTCAGTtaagattttctgaaaaaacacAGATCAAGCATGCTTATTTCAATTGCATGACTTTTGATGTGGTTAATATCTTGGTGCTGTCTGGACATTGGAGATTCATATGCATAATCCAAGAAATTAATATTCACAgttgtttgtggttttcttcTAAATGAATATATTGTGAGAATTGATTCTGTTGGCTTTTACAACAGGTACTGTGTGATCCTAACAGCCAGGTTTTGGCACTAAAATGTTTTGGTGTCACTGACTTGGTATGTTCTGGGAACCCTTATAAACATCCTtaatttcatgtttcttttaaaataattctctatcccttttcttacaaaaataattttaaaaacataaacacTGAAGATCGTAAGTTAACTGCTTTTTCCATAGAGCTGCAAATGTTTATGTTCTCTTAAAACTACCAATTATTAGCTCTGGGGGATCATGAAGTTAGTAATCAACAGAGATTATAGACTCTGGAGGAGATTTCCTGAAGTAAATGGCCAGTCTAGTGTGAAGGGTTGCCAGATGCACTGCAGCTTTGACCAAAAGTATGGATTTCTTCATAGTTTGGCATGAATTTTAGTATACAAACTaaggcagaaggcagcagcCTTTTAATGTCAGCCATTCTCACATTTACTCCCTGGAGATCTTAGGTTACTTGACAAGTTTTTACTAATGtttttcagcactgctgagaaggATCTGACAGTCTTCTTCATGCCCTCCTGTCAGGTATGTACGTTGTTAAGATCCCCCCAAACCTTTTTGGGCTGAAGAGTCTCAGCTTTCTCAGCCTCTATTTTTGTCAGATTCTCCTATTGCTTTGTGAACTTTGTGGTTCATTGCTGGACTCAGTACATAAGGTCTGTGTCTTCCATCATTTATAATTTAGAGCTCTTCTCACCTGCCTGGCCAGCCTGTTGCTGAACTTTAGATCTTTGTTTTATATTGTTTCCATTTTAGTGATATGCCCAGAAAAAGCTTCAATTCAGAATCACAATCCTCAAAAAGAGTTGTTCAAGAAAATAGAGGTACCATTTTAAATTAGTTCTGTTAGTAAATACTATTTGTAAAGAGTTCAGTGTAAATTTACTCCCTAAACAAAATGTCGCGTCATTAAGTTACAAGAACAGGTAGTACACAGGCTGGCATGGAGCAAAGGGCAATCTCTTCCATTCCATTCTGTCCTTGACCTCTGTACTCAGACTGCCACCAAGAGGAGCAGTTGTGATGGTGACAGTGCACACTGCTGTCCCTTACAAAGTACACCGAGCTCCTTGGCACAGCTCATGCCATTTGTTATAGATACAAGTCTGGTATCACAGGGCACTTGcatgccctgctctgtgcacacagtGGTCATTCATTTGCCTGCAAATCTGCCTCTGAGACTTTAATGGATACCCATGTTTATGAATGGCATTCTGTAAATAAACAGTCAAGAGAACACAGCAAAAAGTCTTTCAATCTATTGTAGTCTGGCTGGAAATGGATGTTCCATTTCCTACTAGCAATTTTTGAGTCAACTTTCTCCTAAGAGCTTGACTAATTCTtgggaacaaaaataaaattttagttaTTTCAATATGTAGAGCTTGAAAGATGCCGtgttaaaatgtttaaatagtAATTTGCCtagtttcttccttttattaaaAGTcataaataaagataaaataatttctataatgaaaggttttttccagccatttccttccatattttttccttgctatACCTAATTGAGAATATTGCAGAATTTTACATGCTATTAAtgtaatagaaagaaaaaaaataatccggtcacagaatcactgacAGAAGTTAGCCCCTTTCCTGTCCTCTTGGCAAAATGCAAAGGTAGAAGaccttctttcccttttattaAATATAGTTCCAAAAAATATATggtgacttaaaaaaaaattctgtaatatTCATAATATGCTGCCAGCCTCAGGTAACAGAAGTCATGTATGAAACTTATCAATATTTAAATCATTTATTGAATTTTAATAATTCCCTTAAATATAATTGTCTGAGCTTTCCCAGAACCTAGAAATCCTTGGATATCAGTGATTTGATCTATGCATAGTCATCTCAGATACAAAATCCTGGCCCAAGTTCCTTTCCGTTTGCATGAGAAGTACAAATCTAAGAGGTGAATATTTAGGTTTGAATGAGGATCACTCACTGACATAATTTCTCAAGCAAACTCAGAGCCCAATCAATCCAAGCGATATTTAACTGAGGCAAAGTTTACACTGTTTATGAGTTTACACAGTTCTGCTGGCATCTCTTAGGACTGAGGAAGAATTCACCCTTGAATTGCCATAGCCCTGCTCATCTGCCAGAAACCTTCCATTCCTCCCCCAGCACACCCTGATCTAGACTTAACCAACAACAGAGCAGCCTTTTTGCCTAAAATCTCTGTCCCACTGAACCAAGGAAGTGCTTCATCTGTTACCCTGAAAGGACTTCACCAATGTAAGCTGTGTCTCCAGCAGGCAGTATTGGAGGTACAGCTAaagcagagaaggcagagagcccagctccctgtgtgaCCTCCACAGCATTCTGACTTGCCCAGCTTCTCTTCTGCACTTGTCAAAATCTGCCTGGGAAATACTGGTGTGATTTCACTGGAGCTGCACTGCCCCAGATTCCCAATGATAACACATCAAAAGAAGACTTTCCTTGGGCATTGTCTAGAGTTTGTAGAGATCCCAAACTCAAGGGCCTGAATAAGCGGAAGTTATAATTACTAAATGTGTCAGGCACCTCAACCAGAAATAAGTTGCCAAATATTGCAGAGATCAGTAGAGGTACACAATTAAAGAAATGCTGTGCCATGGCTTATACAAAATCATATGCTTCTGATTCAGATTTATTGCATCAGATTAATTTAGGAGACTGGAAAATCCCTTGCACACATTTAGAACTGATCTTATTAAAACTTATTAACAGaagtaaatttttatttaattgacATGTGGTTTAATTTCCTGTCTGCAAATCTTCTGACAACAGCAGTATGTATAAAAGGAACACTGACCTAGCTTTTCAGAGGTGGTCAAATCTCAGCAGATTTTGACATATGTGCGTGAGTGACTGTGGACTCCTTTGAAAACTTCATAGACAATTATGCTATTGAAAAACTTGATAGGAATAGATTTGATCCTACAAGAACCTCTCTGGTAATATAAAGCAGTATGCAGATTTTTGAACAGAACAAACTCAAGAGAAATGATAATATTTCACAAATTGGcagagaataaagaaataattgttttctttagtattaaataaagtaattaattcaAAACTTATGAATTAAGCTATATTCCATCTTATTTCCATCAGTCATGTGAGAcagtaaacaaagaaaatccatGTTGATTTTGGTCTTGTTTGTATGATGAATTCATATATCAAGACCAGTGAGTGTCTTGTAAAggttttataaaaatgtatatgtATCACTGGTATCACCATTGCCAGACTAGAGCAAGATTCTGAAAGTCACCAGAAGAATAGAGtttactttttctcttcagtCTTTGTAGGAATTAGCAAATTTGAAAATCTCAActtaaaaattgaaatgttGACTTATTACAAAGCTACCACTGAAAGTTTCAGGACAATTAATACACATACACCCTTCTAATTCCCTGTGTTAAATATGTTCTTTACTATGAATAGAAGCTTAATATTAAATATAGTGGAATTTTTAGTGGCTGATGTTATCTAGGAAATCAAAGGCAAACATGGAAGAGCCCTGAGCAATAGATGTTTAAGAAAGTGAACAGAACATATTCAGCGTGCAAAAAGCCTCCAACATAAAGTAGAAAAGGAAGATAACTCAATCAGATTCTTGGCATTATAGATGAGAAGAGATTTTAAAGGACAGCAACAGTAAGAAGTCTGAAATTTTTATGAATATATGAAAGGAGTATTAAGTAAACTTCTGGGAAAGGCCATGCTGAATAAATTGGTTAAAGCTGTACATCGGCTGCTATTGAGGTATTTTTATACTACATTTGTATCTccttattaaaattatatatttgcTTGATTTTTTAAGTAATGAATACCAGCCTTTTAAATAACAGGATTCTCcctttattctttaaaaaaaaaagggaggtgAAAAGGTAGGTGAATTAGTTCTCTTGGTAACAATCATTCCTATCCTGCTCTGGTTACATGCCTAGAAAATAATTAACAGATTTTCTCTAATGCTTCCTAAAGATGTTGAAACTAGAGAACAAATATTGACTGAGAGGCAGCAAAACTTGCCTGGACAGGAGAAATTAATGGTTTATATAACTGAAAACAGTTTGccaaaaacagaacagaagTTATGGAATATCTGATTTAAAGTTAATCACATGTCAAAATGGCCAGAGGTGGTGTGTACATGCACTTGGATATTTGCAGGCCACACTGAAGTTCTGGTACCACATAAAAAGGCTCTTTCACCATCCTGAGGATCTGCAGGGCCCCTGTTCCTgttgctgggagctgctcaggagaTGATTTCGCCATGAGAGCCTTTTGGAAGCAAGAGGGAGCCAGTCATGAGGACCTGAAGAGGTTCTGGCATAACCAGGCTTTCAGAAACAGGAGCAGAAACTTGCAAGTATGTTTGCCACTGTTTATCAGAGTAAAAGAGGAAAGGACTttgaggaggaggtggaggaaaCAAATCTGCACCTTGTAACTGGGTCGATCATATTGGGTAAGATGGATTTTGGACTGCAGTGTGTAAAATCACAGAGGAGGTGGAGGCAGTTCACTCTCCCCCATGCAAAGGTGGGATGCCTCTCATTCCATTTTTCTCCCCACACATGTGCACaccccttcccccaggtgggagCTCTGCTTTGGAGTTGGGAAAAGCAAAGAGAGGCATTTGCTCCTAGCGCCGGcttggctgcagagcagggtcaaAGACCACCTGAGCCCACGGGTGTTACGCAAGAGGCCGTAATGAAGGggcccctgcctgcagcatccaCCAGCCCGCCTCCCGCtgccctccccagtgctggccCTGCGGCTCAGCGGGTTGCGAAAGCCCCAGGAGTACATAAAGCgttccctgcctgggcactgccaccaccaTCAACACTTGGGCTCTCAAGAGGCTCCAGGACCAGCACTGTCTGTAAGGgaccctgctgctgtgggctggggacaagcagGGGCCTTGCCTGCACATAGCATCAGGGAAAGCTGTGTGAGACCCTGGTGACCTATCAGGGCAGCCTTCCTCCCTCCACTTGTGTGGCAGAGCTTGTTTCTGATGCTATTCTCTGtttgctgcagggacaggatggcccacacagagagagctctgccctggctgctgctgctgtcactggccttgatgggcagcagcactgcagagcgGGACTGCCGAGTAAGCAGCTTCAAAGTCAAGGAGAACTTCGACAAGACCAGGGTAAATCTTCTTTATTCTCCTGGATCTGTGATGTCTTGCATAGCTCTTTCCAGGCTACAAAATTTGGCATTCAGTAGCACCAGTGTG
The nucleotide sequence above comes from Molothrus ater isolate BHLD 08-10-18 breed brown headed cowbird chromosome 8, BPBGC_Mater_1.1, whole genome shotgun sequence. Encoded proteins:
- the RBP4 gene encoding LOW QUALITY PROTEIN: retinol-binding protein 4 (The sequence of the model RefSeq protein was modified relative to this genomic sequence to represent the inferred CDS: inserted 1 base in 1 codon) encodes the protein MRAFWKQEGASHEDLKRFWHNQAFRNRSRNLQVGALLWSWEKQREAFAPSAGLAAEQGQRPPEPTGVTQEAVMKGPLPAASTSPPPAALPSAGPAAQRVAKAPGVHKAFPAWAXATTINTWALKRLQDQHCLDRMAHTERALPWLLLLSLALMGSSTAERDCRVSSFKVKENFDKTRYSGTWYAMAKKDPEGLFLQDNVVAQFSVDENGQMTATAKGRVRLFNNWDVCADMIGSFTDTEDPAKFKMRYWGVASFLQKGNDDHWVVDTDYDTYALHYSCRQLNADGTCADSYSFVFSRDPKGLPPDAQKIVRQRQIDLCLDRKYRVIAHNGFCS